In a single window of the Maniola jurtina chromosome 4, ilManJurt1.1, whole genome shotgun sequence genome:
- the LOC123864373 gene encoding acetylcholinesterase-like, giving the protein MRVLVAALAALLARALASPHEHRARHHAPEHAPHFPAPAPPQPYRGHGEAVRYNPELDTILPRQDDHETSSKRAKFDDESSSKRASEERFYSNHERIEELMADEPQLGPEADDLIVRTRKGRVRGITLTAATGKQVDAWFGIPYAQKPLGDLRFRHPRPVENWGDEILNTTTLPHSCVQIVDTVFGDFPGAMMWNPNTDMQEDCLYINIVTPKPRPKNAAVMLWVFGGGFYSGTATLDVYDPKILVSEENIVYVSMQYRVASLGFLFFDTADVPGNAGLFDQLMALHWVRDNIGYFGGNPHNITLFGESAGAVSVSLHLLSPLSRNLFSQAIMQSGAATAPWAIISREESILRGIRLAEAVHCPNSRSDMGPMIDCLRKKSADELVNNEWGTLGICEFPFVPIIDGSFLDEMPRKSLVHQNFKKTNILMGSNTEEGYYFILYYLTELFPKEENVGITREQFLQAVRELNPYVNDVGRQAIVFEYTDWLNTEDPIKNRNALDKMVGDYHFTCGVNEFAHRYAETGNNVYTYYYKHRSKNNPWPSWTGVMHADEINYVFGEPLNPGKNYSPEEVEFSKRLMRYWANFARSGNPSLNANGEMTKVHWPVHTAFGREYLSLAVNSSAVGHGLRVKQCAFWQKYLPQLMMATSKPEPPKNCTNSATPSYRPTHVAVYLGLTLVATARLAPLKLKI; this is encoded by the exons ATGCGCGTGCTGGTTGCGGCGCTCGCAGCGCTGCTGGCGCGCGCGCTGGCCAGCCCCCACGAGCACCGCGCGAGGCACCACGCGCCCGAGCACGCGCCGCACTTCCCCGCCCCCGCGCCGCCCCAACCCTACCGCGGCCACGGCGAGGCCGTGCGGTACAACCCCGAGCTCGACACCATCCTCCCGCGCCAGGACGACCACGAGACCTCGTCCAAGCGCGCCAAGTTCGACGACGAGTCCTCCTCCAAGCGAGCCAGCGAAGAACGCTTCTACTCCAACCATGAGAGGATCGAGGAACTCATGGCGGACGAGCCCCAACTCGGCCCCGAAGCCGATGACCTAATAGTACGCACGAGAAAAGGACGAGTGAGAGGCATCACTCTCACAGCAGCGACTGGAAAACAAGTAGACGCATGGTTTGGCATCCCTTACGCTCAAAAACCCCTCGGAGATCTCAGATTTAGACACCCGCGACCGGTAGAAAACTGGGGCGATGAAATCCTTAATACGACGACACTGCCACACTCATGCGTTCAAATTGTAGATACCGTGTTCGGTGACTTTCCTGGCGCAATGATGTGGAATCCCAATACGGATATGCAGGAGGACTGCTTGTACATAAATATCGTTACACCAAAACCACGTCCCAAAAATGCGGCAGTCATGCTATGGGTGTTTGGTGGTGGTTTCTATTCTGGAACTGCTACATTGGACGTATATGATCCTAAAATCCTTGTATCTGAAGAAAATATTGTGTATGTATCGATGCAGTATAGAGTGGCTTCACTCGGCTTCCTATTTTTCGATACTGCAGACGTTCCCGGGAATGCTGGATTATTTGACCAACTAATGGCTTTACACTGGGTTAGAGACAATATTGGTTATTTTGGTGGAAACCCTCATAATATTACACTTTTCGGAGAATCTGCTGGTGCTGTGTCCGTTtctttacacttgttatcaccTCTTTCTAGAAATTTATTTTCCCAGGCTATAATGCAATCTGGAGCTGCTACTGCTCCCTGGGCCATCATTTCGAGGGAGGAGAGTATTCTGCGTGGCATACGTTTGGCTGAAGCAGTTCACTGTCCGAATTCTAGATCAGATATGGGACCTATGATTGACTGCTTAAGAAAAAAGAGTGCCGACGAATTAGTTAATAACGAGTGGGGAACACTTGGCATTTGTGAATTTCCATTTGTACCCATCATTGATGGCTCATTTTTGGATGAAATGCCCCGAAAATCCTTAGTACatcaaaactttaaaaagaCAAACATTCTAATGGGATCAAACACAGAGGAAGGTTATTACTTCATCCTTTATTATCTCACTGAACTATTTCCGAAAGAAGAAAATGTTGGAATAACTCGAGAGCAGTTTCTTCAGGCTGTAAGGGAGTTAAATCCTTACGTGAATGATGTAGGCAGGCAAGCTATTGTGTTTGAATATACGGACTGGCTTAATACAGAAGATccaataaaaaatagaaatgcttTAGACAAAATGGTTGGCGATTACCACTTCACTTGCGGTGTCAATGAATTCGCACATCGTTATGCTGAAACTGGGAACAACGTTTACACTTATTACTACAAACATCGTAGTAAGAATAATCCTTGGCCATCTTGGACTGGAGTGATGCACGCGGATGAAATTAACTATGTGTTTGGTGAGCCCCTTAATCCAGGAAAGAATTATTCACCAGAAGAAGTCGAATTCAGCAAACGTTTAATGAGATATTGGGCCAATTTTGCGAGATCAGG GAATCCATCCCTAAACGCTAATGGCGAAATGACGAAGGTCCATTGGCCTGTTCACACAGCATTTGGGCGAGAATATCTCTCACTCGCTGTGAACTCGAGTGCGGTGGGACACGGCCTTCGTGTCAAGCAATGCGCCTTCTGGCAGAAGTACCTGCCCCAACTAATGATGGCTACTA GTAAACCAGAGCCTCCAAAGAATTGTACGAACTCTGCAACACCATCATATCGACCGACGCATGTTGCGGTCTATTTGGGACTTACGCTTGTAGCAACTGCAAGGCTAGCCccgttaaaattaaaaatatga